A genome region from Haliotis asinina isolate JCU_RB_2024 chromosome 11, JCU_Hal_asi_v2, whole genome shotgun sequence includes the following:
- the LOC137255268 gene encoding uncharacterized protein gives MQVATVAALMSSMRGLIILLAAIVTAEGAICSGGTTCRTSQDCGTGSCCRDENNVLLDPSLKNDFIGLSTKRGTCKAGSAQLKEVCSSSCQCAPGLVCYTRVSGVCCRASRCETKEYVDKMKKYWAKCVPPLCFFPLRK, from the exons ATGCAGGTAGCGACAGTTGCAGCGCTGATGTCTTCAATGAGAGGCTTGATCATTTTACTGGCAGCCATT GTGACTGCCGAGGGTGCAATATGCTCAGGCGGAACAACGTGCCGCACATCACAAGATTGTGGTACCGGCTCGTGCTGCAGGGATGAGAACAACGTACTCCTCGACCCTTCACTGAAAA ATGATTTCATTGGTCTATCTACCAAAAGGGGTACGTGTAAAGCAGGATCAGCCCAGCTGAAGGAGGTGTGTAGCAGTAGCTGCCAGTGTGCTCCAG GATTGGTCTGTTACACGCGAGTCAGTGGCGTCTGCTGTCGTGCCAGCCGTTGTGAGACGAAGGAGTATGTGGACAAGATGAAGAAATACTGGGCCAAATGCGTCCCACCCTTGTGCTTTTTTCCACTTCGAAAATAA